The following proteins are encoded in a genomic region of Phycisphaera sp.:
- a CDS encoding aminotransferase class V-fold PLP-dependent enzyme, whose amino-acid sequence MAETTPQHPNLDRLYLDNAATSFPKAPGVYEAMLRYGQNIGASPGRGSYREARQGAAVLGECRRLIARLINAPDPDHVVFTLNTSDALNLAIKGVVFHRLRTDPDERIHVVTTAMDHNSVLRPLNALAAMLPGMFRWTRVPVDEDGVADPADIEAAITPDTALVAVVHASNATGVIQPIADIGRLCRTRSVPLLVDAAQSIGHLPIDVARDAIDLLAFPGHKGLLSPLGTGGLWIGPGTEERMDPLREGGTGSLSEHDTQPTDLPDKYEPGSHNTVGIAGLIEGVRFILDRGIEDLRNHEVSLIERFIAGLDETPGVHLVGPRNPDHRVAVFGLVFDGIDPNEAAGALEHDHGLLTRAGLHCAPGAHESMETSALGGTVRLSFGPFTTAADVERALAGIAEVTPVSASN is encoded by the coding sequence ATGGCCGAAACCACCCCGCAACATCCGAATCTCGACCGCCTCTACCTCGACAACGCCGCCACCAGCTTCCCCAAGGCCCCCGGCGTGTACGAGGCCATGCTCCGCTACGGCCAGAATATCGGCGCCTCGCCGGGCCGCGGCAGCTATCGCGAAGCCCGCCAGGGCGCGGCCGTACTGGGCGAGTGCCGCCGCCTCATCGCACGGCTCATCAACGCACCGGACCCCGACCACGTCGTGTTCACGCTCAACACCAGCGACGCGCTGAACCTGGCCATCAAGGGCGTGGTCTTCCACCGCTTGCGCACCGACCCGGACGAACGCATCCACGTGGTCACCACGGCCATGGACCACAACTCGGTGCTCCGCCCGCTCAACGCCCTGGCCGCCATGCTGCCGGGCATGTTCAGGTGGACGCGCGTGCCCGTGGACGAGGACGGCGTGGCCGACCCGGCCGACATCGAGGCGGCCATCACGCCCGACACGGCCCTGGTCGCCGTCGTCCACGCCAGCAACGCGACCGGCGTGATCCAGCCGATCGCCGACATCGGGCGTCTTTGTAGAACTCGGAGCGTGCCATTGCTCGTCGACGCCGCCCAGAGCATCGGCCACCTGCCCATCGACGTCGCGCGAGACGCCATCGACCTGCTCGCTTTCCCGGGCCACAAGGGCCTGCTGAGCCCGCTGGGCACCGGCGGCCTTTGGATCGGCCCGGGCACGGAAGAACGCATGGACCCATTGCGCGAGGGCGGCACCGGATCGCTGAGCGAGCACGACACCCAGCCGACCGACCTGCCCGACAAGTACGAACCCGGCTCGCACAACACAGTCGGCATCGCCGGCCTGATCGAGGGCGTGCGGTTCATCCTCGACCGAGGCATCGAAGACCTGCGCAACCACGAGGTCTCGCTCATCGAGCGGTTCATTGCCGGATTGGACGAAACCCCCGGCGTGCATCTGGTCGGCCCGCGCAATCCCGATCATCGTGTTGCCGTGTTCGGCCTGGTCTTCGACGGCATCGATCCCAATGAGGCGGCCGGAGCGCTCGAGCACGACCACGGCCTGCTCACCCGAGCGGGCCTGCATTGCGCGCCCGGTGCCCACGAATCGATGGAAACCTCCGCGCTCGGCGGCACCGTGCGGCTGAGCTTCGGGCCCTTCACCACGGCGGCCGATGTCGAACGCGCCCTCGCGGGAATCGCCGAGGTCACGCCCGTTTCGGCATCGAATTGA